A single genomic interval of Lathyrus oleraceus cultivar Zhongwan6 chromosome 7, CAAS_Psat_ZW6_1.0, whole genome shotgun sequence harbors:
- the LOC127103747 gene encoding uncharacterized protein LOC127103747, whose amino-acid sequence MVEFDNRRRLMSRVDELKTPLIEIKNVLMKNNSFPVYNVDYEHCLINPQQCITLKSVIQRLMDHGILVVDCSSTTEEVSTLEILYDEVLPMQIRYDLSPMNLSGSPIVPLVITIPMSFPFNDTKAVPWVYDSTLYIHGQRVQEDPMASNEPMASIADTGGVTRSGRTFAPVPPQIDNGGTSNQEKGNQIEVDQQRKDSLPTSKVDEFLRIIKRRNYRVVNQLNQTPSKISIMSLLMCSDAHRDALVKFSRDAHKPQEIFVYQFEGVVINIAANMSLGFNDEELPVEVRNYNKALHSSMECVDTVLSRFLVDTGSSLNVFLESFLSKLTIDGLLMKPIELVVRAFDGSRRTVIGEVEFTIKIGPHTFFITFYVMDIYPAYSCLLGRPWIHSVGVITSNLHQRLKFLVNSKLVVVKGEEDIMVCNLTSFRDEKTTKQAVVEGSGGLFPTCRESKDEVNLFLGNAGTAMRPLTAALVAAAEGDASSASYFLAGAEVTVGTITVIGCGTSSLQGDVKFAEVLEGWELKLRGQKTASQLPGLHEILLVGKCCKALISI is encoded by the exons CAAGAACGTTTTGATGAAGAACAACTCCTTTCCTGTCTATAATGTTGATTATGAGCATTGTCTGATTAACCCACAACAATGTATAACTTTGAAGTCTGTCATACAACGATTGATGGACCATGGGATCTTGGTGGTAGATTGTTCATCTACCACGGAAGAAGTGTCCACCCTAGAAATCTTATATGATGAAGTCTTACCTATGCAAATACGATATGATCTTTCTCCAATGAATCTCTCTGGAAGTCCCATTGTTCCTTTGGTTATAACGATACCAATGTCGTTCCCCTTCAATGACACGAAAGCAGTTCCATGGGTATATGACTCAACACTCTACATCCATGGACAAAGAGTGCAAGAAGATCCCATGGCGTCTAATGAGCCAATGGCAAGTATAGCTGACACTGGTGGGGTCACCCGAAGTGGAAGAACCTTTGCACCTGTACCTCCCCAAATTGACAATGGTGGCACTTCCAACCAAGAAAAAGGCAATCAAATCGAAGTTGACCAGCAAAGGAAAGATTCTCTACCTACCAGTAAGGTGGATGAATTCTTGCGCATCATTAAGAGGAGAAACTATAGGGTGGTTAACCAACTCAACCAAACCCCATCAAAAATATCAATAATGTCTTTACTCATGTGCTCTGATGCACATAGGGACGCCTTAGTCAAATTCTCGAGGGATGCTCACAAACCACAAGAGATTTTCGTCTATCAATTTGAGGGAGTTGTCATCAATATAGCTGCCAACATGAGTCTGGGTTTCAATGACGAAGAGCTTCCCGTTGAAGTAAGAAACTATAATAAGGCCCTACATAGTTCCATGGAATGTGTAGACACCGTTTTGTCTAGGTTCTTagtggatactggctcgtctcTTAATGTGTTTCTGGAGAGTTTTCTTTCCAAATTGACTATTGATGGGCTCCTAATGAAACCCATCGAACTTGTGGTGAGGGCatttgatggttcaagaagaaCCGTGATTGGTGAAGTGGAATTTACTATCAAGATTGGACCTCACACCTTCTTCATAacattctatgtcatggacataTACCCTGCTTACAGTTGTCTACTTGGACGACCTTGGATCCATTCAGTCGGTGTCATCACATCGAATCTCCACCAAAGGTTGAAGTTCTTGGTCAACAGTAAGCTAGTGGTTGTGAAGGGTGAGGAGGACATAATGGTGTGTAACTTAACATCGTTCAG AGACGAGAAAACAACCAAACAAGCAGTTGTGGAAGGCAGTGGGGGATTGTTTCCCACGTGTAGAGAATCTAAAGATGAAGTTAATTTATTCCTTGGAAATGCCGGTACGGCAATGCGTCCTTTGACGGCAGCCTTGGTTGCTGCAG CTGAAGGTGATGCTTCTAGCGCCAGTTACTTCCTAGCCGGTGCAGAAGTTACCGTTGGAACTATCACGGTTATAGGCTGTGGGACGAGTAGTTTACAGGGAGATGTAAAATTTGCTGAAGTTCTTGAAGGATGGGAGCTAAAGTTACGTGGACAGAAAACAGCGTCACAGTTACCGGGCCTCCACGAGATTCTTCTGGTCGGAAAGTGTTGCAAGGCATTGATATCAATATGA